In a single window of the Nocardiopsis composta genome:
- a CDS encoding DUF309 domain-containing protein, whose translation MSGAGNGGGAVSGQPGGRDRNADGRAQNQRPRDRYGRPLPYGSPGVPRVPDDAVFAPDEGLDEAQRLLDQGYAFHAHEVLEAVWKGVDGPERELWRGLAQIAVGLTHAQRGNRVGAARLLRRGAGAVEPFAPGAPSGVDAAGAAAYARSVADAVEAGADAPVDTAALRLRR comes from the coding sequence ATGTCAGGAGCGGGGAACGGAGGAGGGGCCGTGAGCGGGCAGCCGGGCGGGCGCGATCGCAACGCCGACGGGCGGGCGCAGAACCAGCGCCCCCGGGACCGCTACGGCCGGCCGCTGCCCTACGGGTCGCCGGGTGTGCCCCGGGTGCCCGACGACGCGGTCTTCGCCCCGGACGAAGGGCTGGACGAGGCGCAGCGCCTGCTGGACCAGGGCTACGCCTTCCACGCGCACGAGGTGCTGGAAGCGGTGTGGAAGGGCGTCGACGGCCCGGAGCGCGAGCTCTGGCGGGGCCTGGCGCAGATCGCCGTCGGGCTGACCCACGCCCAGCGCGGCAACCGGGTCGGGGCGGCGCGGCTGCTGCGCCGCGGCGCCGGCGCGGTGGAGCCGTTCGCCCCGGGCGCCCCGTCCGGGGTCGACGCGGCGGGCGCCGCGGCCTACGCGCGCTCGGTCGCCGACGCGGTGGAGGCCGGGGCGGACGCCCCGGTGGACACCGCGGCGCTGCGCCTCCGCCGCTAG